One genomic region from Shewanella aestuarii encodes:
- the gndA gene encoding NADP-dependent phosphogluconate dehydrogenase — translation MSHHTQLSNIGVIGLGVMGKNLALNIADNGYHVAIFDLDNGKINAALEQEHHERKEGLAPRMQACNNLSQMLDKLVSPKVIVLSVPAGKPVDAICQTLIEAGITAEDIVIDTGNSLWTDTVAREAQYKDQFKFFSSAVSGGEVGARFGPSLMPSGDPSAWQYVAPIWNAIAAKVDPVTGLPIERFEPGNPVTEGEPCTTYIGPAGSGHYVKMVHNGIEYADMQLICEAYQLLHDGLGISTHEIGDIFNRWNQGSLNSYLMGISAEVLQQDDPLTGKPLVEVILDKAGQKGTGLWTAVSSLQIGCPAPTIAEAVYARAVSTQKELRIQLSQTLAGPAKASISDEEKTAFIDALEDALFCAKVCCYAQGFQLMAMAAKEQNWTLNFAEIAKIWRAGCIIRATFLQSITAAYQQNAQLPNLLMAQSFSSSLAAKQLNWRKTVAASVMQGIPAPCISSAIAYYDSYRCETLPANLLQGQRDFFGAHTFERTDKPAGEKYHLDWSAKQRTLNKV, via the coding sequence ATGTCTCACCACACCCAATTGTCAAACATCGGCGTTATCGGCCTTGGTGTTATGGGCAAAAATCTTGCTTTAAACATTGCTGATAACGGCTACCATGTTGCTATTTTTGATCTTGATAATGGCAAAATAAATGCGGCTCTTGAGCAAGAGCATCACGAGCGCAAAGAAGGCTTAGCGCCACGAATGCAAGCTTGTAATAATCTTTCACAAATGCTCGACAAATTAGTCTCGCCAAAGGTCATTGTATTATCAGTGCCAGCAGGCAAGCCTGTTGATGCCATTTGCCAAACTTTAATTGAAGCAGGCATAACTGCTGAAGATATTGTGATTGATACAGGTAATAGTCTATGGACTGATACCGTTGCTCGCGAAGCTCAATATAAAGATCAGTTTAAGTTCTTTAGCTCAGCGGTTTCTGGCGGTGAAGTCGGCGCACGCTTTGGTCCCTCGCTAATGCCTAGTGGTGATCCTTCTGCATGGCAATATGTTGCGCCGATATGGAATGCTATCGCGGCGAAAGTTGACCCAGTGACAGGTTTGCCAATAGAGCGCTTTGAGCCGGGGAATCCGGTAACAGAAGGCGAGCCTTGTACTACCTATATTGGCCCAGCGGGTTCCGGCCATTACGTAAAAATGGTGCATAACGGTATCGAGTATGCCGATATGCAGCTAATTTGCGAAGCCTATCAATTGCTGCATGATGGTTTAGGTATTTCAACTCATGAGATAGGCGATATTTTTAATCGTTGGAATCAAGGAAGCTTAAACAGTTACCTAATGGGGATCAGCGCAGAAGTTTTGCAACAAGATGACCCACTAACAGGCAAACCATTAGTGGAAGTTATCCTAGATAAAGCAGGTCAAAAAGGCACGGGTTTGTGGACTGCAGTAAGCAGTTTACAGATAGGCTGTCCTGCTCCAACGATTGCTGAAGCGGTTTATGCTCGCGCGGTCAGCACTCAAAAAGAACTCAGAATTCAGCTCAGTCAAACCTTAGCCGGCCCGGCAAAGGCTAGCATTTCAGACGAAGAAAAAACGGCGTTTATTGATGCGTTAGAAGATGCACTATTTTGTGCCAAAGTGTGTTGTTATGCCCAAGGCTTTCAGTTGATGGCGATGGCCGCTAAAGAACAAAACTGGACCTTAAACTTTGCTGAAATTGCTAAAATTTGGCGTGCAGGTTGTATTATTCGTGCAACCTTCTTGCAATCGATTACCGCGGCTTATCAGCAAAATGCCCAATTGCCAAACTTGCTAATGGCACAAAGTTTTAGCTCAAGCCTTGCCGCTAAACAGCTTAACTGGCGTAAAACGGTCGCCGCATCTGTCATGCAAGGCATTCCTGCGCCATGTATTAGTTCTGCCATTGCCTACTATGATAGTTATCGCTGTGAAACTTTACCGGCTAATCTATTGCAAGGGCAGCGTGACTTTTTTGGCGCGCATACCTTTGAACGTACCGATAAACCTGCAGGTGAAAAGTATCATTTAGATTGGAGTGCTAAACAGCGCACACTAAACAAGGTCTAA